The following coding sequences are from one Anolis sagrei isolate rAnoSag1 chromosome 6, rAnoSag1.mat, whole genome shotgun sequence window:
- the DBF4 gene encoding protein DBF4 homolog A → MKPSGLKSSSKGQFPCDMQGRTERSRPPLKTVKKESTKSDKLKYKPLTGKVFYLDIPSTAVSEKLAKDLKELGGRVEGFLSKDITYLISNKKEAKFAQTLGAISPVPSPDSVYNGGNSSPHPSSRRDRHDGSSCKPADAVRMSRGKSLVERAIKEQELIPSGSILSNALSWGVKILHVDDIKNYIDQKKKDLSLIKKSSAEIKDVEKERSEQRTKSKLKNPFLKVEDRRCHYRPFYLQLSSFPVVNYSNPRPCSPFDVEKKNANGQKEIQNKQRNPENKEKEKAPLQVPPKHKKKKGYCECCLKKYDDLQAHVESEQHQNFAQSLHYQVVDDIISKVPCEFLELRENTPKIKRRKCSIGQFAPLIGTKTEELKERLRRQDMPLRWYSRKNMTVQTVKESSPCPETRPNSAHKNSTSEPLHSVYSYHTICSSEASRKVSGNTESGKMSKASNLTEMALSTNLFQMPPQKEIKVCTKNLSEIYEHYESVSRPNLQGFSPNLNLLQTQIQGSELHEKNHTSKPKRKLNNAALLPAKCLKKVDAHSRVDKDVADLRRENSFPRELSVFLETEKPPHSPLANKAPNDLRDTSTQSSPSIKLSRKVIHSVGRNKKEISRQNMEVCSQPTNKPPAPGEIRTAQGSSTNALLQLFQTSDANSDFAGFSSIQENKESSLMKETWEDQHTDLLWSLFSTSASSSPFIGF, encoded by the exons GTGATATGcaaggaagaacagaaagaagTAGGCCTCCCCTGAAAACTGTAAAGAAAGAATCCACAAAGTCAGACAAATTGAAATACAAACCACTTACTGGGAAAGTGTTCTATCTTGACATTCCATCTACTGCCGTCTCTGAAAAATTAGCAAAAGATCTTAAAGAGTTGGGAGGG AGAGTTGAAGGATTTCTGAGTAAAGATATTACCTATCTAATCTCTAATAAAAAGGAAGCAAAATTTGCTCAGACTCTTGGAGCAATATCTCCAGTTCCAAGCCCAGACTCTGTATACAATGGTGGAAACAGTTCACCACATCCAAGCAGCAGAAGAGATAGACATGATGGAAGTTCATGTAAGCCAGCAGATGCA GTGCGAATGAGTAGAGGAAAATCCTTAGTTGAAAGAGCAATCAAGGAACAG GAATTAATTCCTTCAGGTAGCATACTGTCTAATGCCTTGAGCTGGGGAGTGAAAATACTTCATGTGGATG atatcaagaATTATATTGATCAAAAGAAGAAAGATCTCTCTCTGATCAAGAAATCAAGCGCGGAAATCAAAGATGTT gaaaaagagagaagcgAACAAAGAACAAAAA GTAAATTGAAAAATCCTTTTCTGAAGGTAGAAGATAGAAGATG TCACTACAGACCATTTTACTTGCAACTGTCCAGTTTTCCTGTTGTCAACTATTCTAATCCAAGACCTTGCAGTCCATTTGATGTAGAAAAGAAGAATGCTAATGGCCAAAAGGAAATTCAGAATAAACAAAG AAACccagaaaataaagagaaagagaaggcccCGCTTCAAGTTCCCCCAAAGCATAAGAAGAAAAAAGGATACTGTGAATGCTGCCTGAAGAAGTATGATGATCTTCAAGCT CATGTTGAAAGTGAGCAACATCAGAATTTTGCACAAAGTTTGCATTATCAGGTTGTAGATGACATCATTTCCAAGGTTCCCTGTGAATTTTTAGAATTACGGGAGAACACACCAAAAATTAAAAG GCGAAAATGTAGCATTGGACAATTTGCTCCTCTTATTGGGACAAAAACAGAGGAACTGAAAGAAAGGCTGAGGAGGCAAGATATGCCGCTGAGGTGGTATTCAAGGAAAAACATGACAGTGCAGACAGTGAAAGAAAGTTCTCCATGCCCAGAGACCCGGCCTAATTCTGCACACAAGAATTCTACCTCTGAACCTTTACATTCTGTTTATTCCTACCACACCATCTGTTCTTCAGAAGCATCGCGGAAAGTGAGTGGCAACACCGAGAGTGGCAAAATGTCAAAAGCTTCCAACTTAACAGAGATGGCTTTATCCACAAACCTGTTTCAGATGCCTCCccagaaagaaattaaagtgtGTACGAAAAACCTGTCTGAAATATATGAGCATTATGAGTCTGTTTCAAGGCCGAATTTGCAGGGGTTTTCACCAAATCTAAACTTGCTCCAAACTCAGATCCAGGGCTCAGAACTCCACGAAAAGAACCATACCTCAAAGCCAAAAAGAAAGTTGAACAATGCCGCTCTTCTGCCAGCGAAATGTTTGAAGAAAGTGGATGCTCATTCAAGGGTTGATAAAGATGTTGCTGACCTTCGCAGAGAGAACAGTTTTCCTAGAGAACTTTCAGTCTTCTTAGAGACAGAGAAACCACCACACAGTCCACTTGCAAACAAAGCGCCCAATGACTTGAGAGATACTAGTACACAAAGTTCACCTTCAATAAAACTCAGCAGGAAAGTCATACACTCTGTCGGGAGGAATAAAAAAGAAATTTCAAGACAAAATATGGAGGTATGCTCACAGCCGACCAATAAACCACCTGCTCCAGGGGAAATAAGAACTGCACAAGGCTCATCAACAAATGCACTATTACAGTTATTTCAGACCAGTGATGCAAACTCTGATTTTGCGGGGTTTTCAAGTATACAGGAAAACAAAGAGTCAAGTTTAATGAAAGAAACTTGGGAAGACCAGCATACAGATCTTCTGTGGTCTTTGTTTTCTACTTCTGCCTCCTCATCACCATTTATTGGATTCTAA